A portion of the Edaphobacter lichenicola genome contains these proteins:
- a CDS encoding LIC_13387 family protein, whose translation MAARTLMVLSASIILMLGVLHVVYTFWGQSLTPRDPTLQVSMSQSSPVITKETTMWRCWVGFNASHSLGLILFGLVFGYLALAHDQLLFRSPFLLLVGLAMLVGLVVLCKAYFFIAPLTGVSISLACYVASIALSRV comes from the coding sequence TTGGCCGCAAGAACCCTCATGGTTTTAAGTGCGAGCATTATCCTTATGCTTGGAGTCCTCCACGTCGTCTATACGTTCTGGGGCCAAAGCCTCACGCCGCGTGATCCAACACTACAAGTCAGTATGAGCCAGAGTTCGCCTGTTATTACGAAAGAAACAACCATGTGGCGGTGTTGGGTGGGCTTCAACGCGAGCCACAGCCTGGGACTTATTCTCTTCGGCTTGGTTTTCGGTTATCTCGCATTGGCTCACGACCAACTCCTCTTTCGATCACCATTCTTGCTCTTAGTTGGGCTGGCCATGCTTGTTGGTCTTGTTGTGCTCTGCAAGGCTTATTTTTTCATTGCGCCTCTCACGGGCGTCAGCATTTCTTTGGCCTGCTATGTGGCCAGCATTGCGCTATCGCGTGTGTGA
- a CDS encoding type 1 glutamine amidotransferase domain-containing protein, whose product MTSLNGKRIAILSTDGFEQVELTEPRKALDAAGATTVVTSPKGGKIRGWKLTDWGDNVPVDQLLDESDPQEFDALLLPGGVINPDKLRINPKAVKFVADFVASGKLIAAICHGPWTLIETGVVKGKTMTSWSSVKSDLINAGAKWVDQEVVVDGHLITSRQPDDVPASVKLSSSSSAETRHNTRLESRMDGMTNRNARSNGLKADEARKTSRDGRDAIAASSPPSRSGDLSRRDLLTPGRSEKSACSRCKPATDSA is encoded by the coding sequence ATGACTTCGTTAAATGGAAAAAGAATCGCGATACTCTCCACCGATGGATTCGAGCAAGTGGAACTCACAGAACCGCGCAAGGCCTTGGATGCCGCGGGTGCGACCACGGTGGTAACCTCACCGAAGGGCGGGAAGATCAGGGGTTGGAAGCTCACAGACTGGGGTGACAACGTTCCAGTGGACCAATTGCTCGATGAGTCCGATCCCCAGGAGTTTGACGCACTCCTGCTGCCGGGCGGTGTCATTAATCCTGACAAGCTGCGGATCAATCCAAAGGCCGTGAAGTTCGTGGCTGATTTCGTTGCCTCGGGAAAACTGATTGCCGCAATCTGCCATGGCCCTTGGACACTGATTGAAACTGGCGTGGTCAAAGGCAAGACCATGACCTCGTGGTCATCGGTTAAATCCGACCTTATCAACGCGGGCGCTAAATGGGTCGATCAGGAAGTCGTAGTGGATGGTCACTTAATCACCAGCCGCCAACCTGACGACGTACCTGCGTCAGTAAAGCTATCATCGAGTTCCTCAGCCGAGACGCGTCACAACACGCGGCTTGAATCCAGAATGGACGGGATGACTAACCGAAACGCGCGAAGCAATGGTCTTAAAGCGGACGAAGCTCGGAAAACTAGCCGTGATGGCCGTGATGCGATAGCGGCCAGCTCGCCTCCCTCTAGATCGGGCGACTTGAGCCGTCGTGACCTGCTGACTCCAGGCCGATCAGAGAAGTCTGCATGTTCACGGTGTAAGCCAGCAACTGATTCTGCATGA
- a CDS encoding TetR/AcrR family transcriptional regulator, whose amino-acid sequence MRRIIAAGEKLFSKQGFDGTTVQQIADEADVAVGTLFLYVSDKSELLLRIFYNATAQELEPAIKRMKVSRKFLPSIRRFLEDLHAPYEKDRELAKVYCREVLFHKGGTRAELDKQTAEITGAMAEAVARAQARGDVDKSVDPSLGALHLYAIFHAMLAFHLADCLPGTTPSQTLNALLQSAWHGMAPRT is encoded by the coding sequence ATGCGTCGGATTATCGCAGCGGGAGAGAAACTATTTTCAAAACAGGGATTTGACGGCACAACGGTGCAGCAGATTGCGGACGAAGCGGACGTGGCGGTTGGAACGCTCTTTCTCTACGTCTCTGACAAGAGCGAGTTGCTACTGAGAATTTTCTACAACGCCACAGCCCAAGAATTGGAACCTGCGATAAAGCGGATGAAGGTAAGTCGGAAGTTTCTGCCCAGCATCCGCCGCTTCCTTGAGGATTTGCATGCTCCTTACGAAAAAGATCGGGAACTCGCCAAGGTCTACTGCCGCGAGGTCCTGTTTCACAAAGGGGGCACCCGAGCTGAACTCGATAAGCAAACCGCCGAGATTACGGGTGCTATGGCTGAGGCCGTCGCCAGAGCGCAAGCAAGGGGAGATGTTGATAAGAGCGTCGATCCTTCCCTCGGAGCGCTACATCTGTACGCAATTTTTCATGCGATGCTTGCGTTCCACCTCGCCGATTGCCTCCCCGGCACGACACCGAGCCAGACTCTCAACGCATTGTTGCAGTCTGCTTGGCACGGGATGGCACCGCGTACCTAG
- a CDS encoding LytR/AlgR family response regulator transcription factor, which yields MMRSLVIDDEANARARLIRLLGAHPEVAVIGEAQDGLEAIEKIEELRPDLLFLDIEMPGLKGFEVLRSIPSTIEIPLVIFTTGYDQHALAAFEANALAYLLKPIEPKRLSFAIERSSKLLALSDEKETARENILRATGKMPRTLRQIVCRKNGRALLLPSERILWFEVQDGIVHAITAKDSFWVNYQLAELEAALPPHEFFRARREVLVNMSQIKEIKPYFKSSFLLVMSDAAFTEIAVSERQARSLRLRLPGL from the coding sequence ATGATGCGGAGCTTGGTCATTGACGATGAGGCGAATGCGCGCGCGCGGCTAATCCGGTTGCTCGGCGCTCATCCCGAAGTCGCCGTGATCGGCGAGGCTCAGGATGGCCTCGAGGCGATTGAGAAGATCGAAGAGCTCCGGCCTGACCTTTTGTTTCTCGACATAGAAATGCCCGGGCTCAAGGGCTTCGAGGTACTGCGGTCGATTCCGTCCACCATCGAGATCCCACTCGTTATCTTCACGACGGGATACGACCAGCACGCTCTCGCGGCATTTGAGGCTAACGCGCTCGCGTATCTCCTCAAGCCCATCGAGCCGAAGCGGCTATCGTTTGCGATAGAACGCTCGAGCAAACTCTTGGCTCTTTCGGACGAGAAAGAAACAGCTCGAGAGAACATTCTGCGCGCGACAGGCAAGATGCCGCGGACGCTTCGGCAAATCGTCTGCCGGAAGAACGGACGCGCGTTGCTTTTGCCGTCGGAACGAATCCTTTGGTTTGAAGTGCAGGATGGCATCGTGCATGCGATAACAGCGAAAGACTCGTTCTGGGTCAACTACCAGCTTGCCGAACTTGAAGCCGCCTTACCGCCGCATGAGTTCTTCCGTGCGCGCCGCGAGGTGCTGGTCAATATGTCGCAGATCAAAGAAATCAAACCCTACTTTAAAAGTAGCTTTCTGCTCGTCATGTCTGATGCTGCGTTCACAGAGATCGCCGTGAGCGAACGGCAGGCGCGGTCGCTGCGCTTGCGCCTGCCCGGGCTCTAG
- a CDS encoding antibiotic biosynthesis monooxygenase family protein gives MTKIKGEKAMPTIEANSGVITQINVFTVKPENQQALVDHLIGAASVAREIRGWKSISVHKSIDGRSVVNYAQAKSLEAQEKIFKELSEKGIVEKGHQFGEAHPGLYEVVYTLENV, from the coding sequence ATGACCAAAATCAAAGGAGAAAAAGCTATGCCTACAATCGAAGCAAACAGCGGTGTCATTACTCAAATCAACGTGTTCACTGTGAAACCCGAGAATCAGCAAGCTCTCGTCGATCATTTGATTGGCGCAGCGTCTGTTGCCCGGGAGATACGCGGTTGGAAATCCATCAGCGTCCACAAAAGCATAGATGGCAGGTCCGTCGTGAACTACGCTCAGGCCAAAAGCCTGGAAGCGCAAGAGAAAATCTTCAAAGAGCTTTCCGAGAAGGGCATCGTCGAAAAGGGCCATCAGTTCGGTGAAGCTCATCCAGGGCTTTATGAAGTGGTCTACACGCTCGAAAACGTCTAG
- a CDS encoding NAD(P)H-dependent oxidoreductase, whose amino-acid sequence MKLLEIQSSPRGEFSDSISLTKSFIEACKFDNTSIVVDTLNVWHERLPEFDYEAIGAKYKAVKHETMTEAESNVWERMQSLIQRFQNAD is encoded by the coding sequence GTGAAACTTCTCGAAATTCAGTCGTCACCAAGAGGCGAATTTTCCGATTCGATCAGCCTCACCAAATCATTCATCGAGGCGTGCAAATTCGATAACACCTCGATAGTTGTGGATACGTTGAACGTCTGGCATGAACGGCTACCAGAGTTCGACTACGAGGCAATTGGAGCGAAGTACAAAGCAGTGAAGCACGAAACGATGACTGAGGCAGAGTCCAACGTATGGGAGCGTATGCAATCGTTGATCCAACGCTTTCAGAACGCCGATTGA
- a CDS encoding histidine kinase: MITCTLIVIPLWHGALTGANSSLLFLKESTPYNGAILLTLGMALFPERLVSRTMRLPFLAMLVGAFGATTAVFILQVLPFEPVIGDLLRVVNEQITLFIVLGAFFLFARFRFSDLFIRQSLKVLLAALTALVLTVVHYSLSFFRFGRRVPFPEAAMACLETLTAVPMLVLFTFVDRHIGECVNRWIFRAPNYRALLRELSEKLERLRSETEIADAVETAARQSLELRAAQLIALGNLSQTSLPASNWPHSHLSEQDCWNAVSDGELVELDCQPLYHLGRTQDKVELLIPIRSEGRVAHILAISPGPVRRGLVTHEVNYLRSVAAQFGHRLDTLHMEERLITVRNREAVLLQQVTEAELLALRAQVNPHFLFNSLNSIADLVVTNPGQAETMTLQLARVFRHVLANSARPLIALHEEIEFLETYLQIEEARFGSRLHVKIAVDPAVAMQQIPSLMLQPIVENALKHGLGPKPGPGHLWITAEADGNQVRLRVEDDGVGPAIAALGLNGSNGRSNGVGLENVAQRLNALYQDQGRMTLEVRQAGGTRVTILLPRESGAVA, encoded by the coding sequence GTGATCACCTGTACACTGATCGTCATACCGCTCTGGCACGGCGCACTAACCGGTGCGAACTCGTCACTGCTTTTCCTCAAGGAATCGACCCCATACAACGGAGCAATTCTGCTCACGCTAGGAATGGCCCTGTTCCCGGAACGGCTCGTATCGCGGACGATGAGGCTTCCTTTTCTGGCGATGCTCGTAGGCGCTTTCGGCGCCACGACGGCGGTCTTCATTCTGCAAGTCTTGCCGTTCGAACCTGTTATTGGCGACCTTCTCCGCGTCGTCAACGAACAGATTACCCTCTTCATCGTACTGGGCGCGTTCTTCTTGTTCGCCCGTTTCCGTTTTTCCGATTTATTTATCCGTCAAAGCCTCAAGGTCCTGTTGGCGGCGCTTACGGCTCTGGTCTTAACTGTGGTCCACTACAGCCTTTCGTTCTTCCGATTCGGGCGCCGCGTGCCATTTCCTGAGGCTGCCATGGCCTGCCTCGAGACCCTGACGGCGGTTCCCATGCTCGTCCTGTTCACTTTCGTTGATCGTCATATTGGTGAATGCGTGAACCGTTGGATCTTTCGTGCACCGAACTACCGTGCTCTGCTGCGGGAGTTGTCGGAAAAGCTGGAGCGGCTTCGGTCCGAGACAGAGATCGCCGATGCTGTGGAGACAGCCGCCCGTCAATCGCTGGAGCTGAGAGCTGCCCAGCTAATAGCGCTCGGGAACTTGTCCCAGACGAGTCTGCCCGCATCAAATTGGCCGCACTCGCATCTGTCCGAGCAGGATTGTTGGAACGCGGTGAGCGACGGCGAACTCGTAGAACTCGATTGCCAGCCTTTGTACCACCTAGGACGTACCCAGGACAAAGTCGAACTGCTCATTCCGATCCGATCGGAGGGCCGGGTCGCCCACATACTCGCCATCTCGCCCGGCCCTGTGCGGCGCGGCCTGGTGACGCACGAAGTGAATTATTTGCGCAGCGTGGCAGCGCAGTTCGGTCATCGGCTTGACACTCTGCACATGGAAGAACGGCTGATCACAGTGCGGAACCGCGAAGCGGTGCTGCTGCAGCAGGTGACCGAGGCGGAGTTGCTCGCCCTGCGCGCTCAGGTCAACCCGCATTTCCTCTTCAATTCGCTCAACAGCATCGCAGACCTCGTGGTGACCAATCCCGGGCAAGCCGAGACCATGACGCTGCAACTCGCCAGAGTCTTTCGCCATGTACTGGCCAACTCCGCGCGCCCCCTTATTGCGCTGCACGAAGAGATCGAGTTCTTGGAGACATATCTGCAGATTGAAGAAGCTCGGTTCGGCAGCCGGCTTCATGTCAAGATAGCTGTCGACCCGGCGGTCGCCATGCAGCAGATTCCCTCGTTGATGCTTCAGCCCATTGTGGAGAATGCGCTGAAGCACGGCTTGGGGCCGAAGCCCGGCCCAGGCCACTTGTGGATCACGGCGGAGGCCGACGGAAATCAGGTGCGTCTGCGAGTGGAAGATGACGGCGTCGGACCCGCAATTGCTGCCTTGGGACTCAACGGCAGTAACGGACGATCGAACGGAGTCGGGCTCGAAAATGTTGCGCAACGCCTCAATGCGCTCTATCAGGACCAGGGCCGAATGACATTAGAAGTGCGGCAGGCGGGCGGAACGCGTGTCACAATTCTGTTACCACGCGAGAGCGGAGCCGTCGCATGA
- a CDS encoding DUF3995 domain-containing protein — translation MAAVLHFYWAFGGNSGQSISAPEFSGRAVFHVPRYSNAIVALGLLVVALVLVVRSGVLGSAVRTAVTAAPARLMAIGFALRALGEFHYLGFFKSVRGTPFAYYDTWFYSPLFVCLAVICATAGLD, via the coding sequence ATGGCTGCCGTTTTGCACTTCTACTGGGCTTTTGGTGGCAATTCAGGCCAGTCAATCTCGGCCCCTGAATTTTCTGGACGAGCGGTCTTTCATGTCCCACGATATTCCAATGCCATCGTCGCTCTGGGCTTGTTGGTGGTGGCACTTGTACTTGTGGTTCGCTCTGGCGTGTTGGGAAGCGCCGTGCGGACAGCAGTAACTGCTGCGCCAGCCCGCTTAATGGCCATCGGCTTTGCTTTGCGCGCTCTAGGAGAGTTCCACTACCTGGGATTCTTTAAGAGCGTTCGGGGGACACCCTTCGCTTATTATGATACGTGGTTCTACAGTCCGTTGTTCGTTTGCTTGGCCGTTATATGTGCGACGGCGGGCTTGGACTGA
- a CDS encoding glycoside hydrolase family 1 protein translates to MVNEKKNWTRRRFALSLGAAAIAAAGCERKKPVSEARRFPSIFRWGCGSSAFQVEGALDVDGRGESIWDVFAKQNGRIKDGSIPSITCDSYHRYKEDVALMSAANLNSYKFSIAWPRVFPSGSGPVNERGIDYYDRLTDVLLQSHITPYATLFHWDLPQRLYELGGWMSRDTGERFADYAAAVTRRLGDRLKNVITLNEPNVHLLLGHVTGSHAPGLHDGNLIGPVTHHLNLAQGRAIQAMRAQRNDLTIGTGLALSPVRAEGGRIHLLNYFAALAFDGIWAGAFLDPLLKGKYPLAAHQMVADVIKPGDMSTIHQGCDFIGVNYYSPAYMRADFSGPSFLGQGKTPAGVTQDASGREIDPSGLREVLNRLTKEYGQPRLIVTENGCSDPMGDHAAIINDEFRSHYLSAHLRAVIQAMDNGSRVEGFFVWSLLDNWEWDSGFTSKFGLVAHNVNTGERTPKKSYAWFANIAETGLLSA, encoded by the coding sequence ATGGTGAACGAGAAGAAGAACTGGACCCGCCGACGATTCGCCCTCTCCCTGGGAGCGGCTGCGATCGCTGCGGCTGGATGTGAACGCAAGAAACCTGTGTCTGAGGCGCGACGGTTTCCAAGCATATTTCGCTGGGGATGCGGATCGTCCGCATTTCAAGTTGAAGGAGCCCTGGACGTCGATGGAAGGGGCGAGAGTATCTGGGACGTTTTTGCCAAGCAGAATGGGCGCATTAAGGATGGCTCCATTCCCAGCATCACGTGTGATTCATACCACCGGTATAAGGAAGATGTGGCTTTGATGAGCGCCGCTAACCTAAATTCATATAAGTTTTCGATCGCTTGGCCGCGTGTGTTTCCCTCGGGTTCAGGACCCGTGAACGAGCGGGGCATAGATTATTATGATCGGCTAACCGACGTGCTCCTCCAAAGTCACATCACTCCCTATGCAACGCTGTTTCACTGGGATCTTCCTCAGCGCTTGTATGAGCTGGGAGGCTGGATGTCGCGAGATACCGGAGAGCGATTCGCGGACTACGCCGCGGCGGTCACTCGCCGCTTGGGGGATCGACTCAAGAACGTTATTACACTCAATGAGCCGAACGTTCACCTACTTCTAGGTCATGTCACTGGTAGTCACGCACCCGGGTTGCACGACGGGAACCTTATCGGCCCCGTCACCCACCATCTGAACTTGGCCCAAGGCCGAGCCATTCAAGCAATGCGTGCGCAGCGAAATGATCTGACGATCGGAACCGGACTGGCACTGTCGCCAGTTCGTGCAGAGGGTGGGAGAATCCATTTACTCAATTATTTCGCCGCGTTGGCGTTCGATGGAATATGGGCGGGAGCATTTCTAGACCCGCTACTGAAGGGCAAGTACCCTCTGGCAGCGCATCAGATGGTGGCCGACGTGATAAAGCCAGGAGACATGAGCACGATTCATCAGGGTTGCGATTTCATTGGCGTCAACTACTACTCACCGGCCTATATGAGAGCGGATTTTAGTGGCCCAAGTTTCTTGGGCCAAGGCAAAACACCTGCGGGCGTTACGCAAGACGCGTCTGGCCGCGAAATCGATCCTTCCGGCCTCCGAGAAGTTCTAAATCGATTGACCAAGGAGTACGGTCAACCGCGCCTTATTGTGACCGAAAATGGTTGTTCCGACCCCATGGGTGACCACGCCGCAATCATCAATGACGAGTTCCGGAGCCACTATCTAAGCGCTCACCTACGCGCTGTCATCCAGGCTATGGACAACGGTAGCCGGGTGGAAGGTTTCTTTGTGTGGTCTCTGCTCGACAACTGGGAGTGGGATTCGGGTTTTACCTCGAAATTTGGACTTGTTGCTCATAATGTCAACACCGGCGAACGAACCCCGAAGAAATCCTATGCTTGGTTTGCCAATATCGCAGAGACCGGACTGCTATCCGCCTAA
- a CDS encoding SDR family NAD(P)-dependent oxidoreductase has product MPTALITGGHAGIGFECAKQLASRSRYNLVLAGRSMEQINAAAQQLRTDYGIRVSTLELDTSSLGSVRDAAAKFRAMLDSGEVDSFQALLCNAGGYFRRPLSYSKDGYETTFATNCLGHFLLIELLIERMVDDGRIVFTASGTHDPDTADGKMVGIVAEPDAIALANDGKNGKRHLSAGKRYSTSKLCMILYAYELHRRLRRAESSIASIAFDPGSVPETGLIRTIPKPLQWLAKTRFMKWITKRVGITQGSIGFSGASLAKVAADPAYGNASGRYFQSNDDALRDTRSSKLSYDEQLALKLWNDSKTLVRLRPNEGSVELL; this is encoded by the coding sequence GTGCCAACAGCTCTCATCACAGGCGGTCACGCCGGAATCGGCTTTGAATGCGCCAAACAGCTTGCGTCTCGCTCGCGTTACAACTTAGTTCTCGCCGGACGGAGCATGGAACAGATTAATGCCGCAGCGCAACAGCTCCGGACGGACTACGGCATAAGGGTCAGCACACTTGAGCTTGACACCTCCTCGCTGGGCTCTGTCAGAGATGCAGCAGCAAAGTTTCGTGCGATGCTCGACAGTGGCGAAGTCGACTCGTTTCAGGCACTCCTGTGTAACGCAGGCGGATATTTCCGTCGGCCGCTCTCCTACAGCAAGGACGGCTACGAGACAACGTTCGCGACGAATTGCCTTGGACATTTCCTACTGATCGAACTGCTCATTGAGCGAATGGTAGACGACGGACGGATTGTGTTCACCGCCAGCGGAACGCATGATCCCGACACGGCGGATGGAAAGATGGTCGGCATTGTGGCTGAACCTGACGCGATTGCTCTTGCCAACGATGGGAAAAACGGCAAGAGGCACCTCTCTGCGGGCAAGCGCTACTCGACGTCAAAGCTCTGCATGATCCTTTACGCCTATGAACTGCACCGTCGGTTACGGCGGGCCGAGAGCTCAATCGCATCAATTGCCTTTGACCCCGGGTCCGTGCCCGAGACAGGCTTGATTCGGACGATACCGAAGCCTTTGCAGTGGCTCGCGAAAACTCGCTTCATGAAGTGGATCACGAAACGAGTTGGCATAACTCAGGGCTCCATCGGCTTCTCTGGTGCATCCCTCGCTAAAGTTGCTGCTGATCCCGCCTACGGCAACGCGTCTGGCAGGTATTTTCAGTCGAATGACGACGCACTCAGGGACACGCGATCTTCAAAACTGTCCTATGACGAACAGTTAGCATTGAAATTATGGAACGACTCGAAGACGCTCGTACGACTGCGGCCAAATGAAGGGTCCGTTGAGCTGCTATGA
- a CDS encoding phytoene desaturase family protein, whose translation MSHFVVIGGGIAGLTAANALATAGSVTLLERSHELGGRARTINANGYLLNLGPHALTKNGITAQTFHEWGIQISGGDPAERGEGKRSVIMRDGVLYPAANNFTSLIKSRMFSLREKLELAKLLSFTKHEDVGKSESVNEWLSRSVRSERVRQYVRMGLRTATYGLEFDHLAARDALRQLALTMKPGVLYIDGGWQVLVDGLTRRAGSLGVEFRTGVSVERLSEVQADGIVIATDRHNAQRLSGTEFPPAIPAYAACLDLCLRKLPQCAPTVAFAVDRPLYYSVHSAAAKLAPKGHALVHVMKYLSDIPDDSQSVRRELEEYLDIVMPGWRDSLVKDRFLPHIMVSAAVPTTSANPAKSSDIDRVAFAGEWVTSRGLLADAAVSSALEAARSVIQPESVDTCSGAVTWELR comes from the coding sequence ATGTCACATTTCGTGGTCATCGGCGGAGGCATCGCGGGCCTTACCGCGGCAAACGCGCTGGCGACCGCAGGTTCCGTCACCTTGCTGGAACGATCGCATGAACTCGGAGGCCGTGCGAGGACCATCAACGCCAATGGTTACCTATTGAATCTTGGTCCTCATGCTTTGACTAAGAATGGAATAACGGCGCAAACCTTCCATGAATGGGGTATTCAAATCTCGGGGGGCGATCCTGCGGAGCGAGGTGAGGGCAAACGCTCAGTCATCATGCGCGACGGAGTCCTCTACCCAGCGGCGAACAACTTCACTTCGCTTATCAAGAGCCGAATGTTCTCTTTGCGAGAAAAGCTCGAACTGGCAAAGCTGTTGAGCTTTACGAAGCATGAAGATGTGGGCAAATCCGAGAGCGTGAATGAGTGGCTTTCTCGCAGTGTCCGTTCCGAACGTGTGCGGCAGTATGTCCGGATGGGATTACGAACAGCAACCTACGGCTTGGAGTTCGATCATTTGGCTGCGAGGGACGCTCTTCGGCAGCTCGCCTTGACGATGAAGCCAGGGGTGCTCTACATCGATGGTGGCTGGCAAGTTCTTGTGGATGGTTTAACTCGGCGTGCTGGGTCATTGGGCGTGGAGTTCCGCACCGGAGTGAGCGTCGAGCGGTTGTCGGAAGTGCAAGCAGATGGCATCGTCATCGCAACCGATCGGCATAACGCGCAGCGTTTGAGCGGCACTGAATTTCCTCCGGCGATTCCCGCCTACGCTGCGTGCCTTGACCTCTGCCTGAGAAAACTTCCGCAGTGCGCACCGACAGTCGCCTTTGCCGTGGACCGTCCTCTGTATTACTCCGTTCATTCGGCGGCGGCCAAACTTGCCCCGAAGGGACATGCACTGGTGCACGTCATGAAATACCTCAGTGACATCCCAGATGATTCCCAGTCCGTCCGGCGAGAGCTTGAGGAATACCTCGACATCGTGATGCCGGGCTGGCGTGACTCGTTAGTGAAAGACCGCTTTTTGCCTCACATCATGGTGTCTGCAGCCGTCCCGACAACATCGGCGAATCCAGCTAAGTCATCGGATATTGATCGAGTTGCATTTGCCGGCGAGTGGGTAACGTCGCGAGGATTGCTCGCCGATGCGGCAGTATCAAGCGCTTTGGAGGCGGCACGGTCCGTAATCCAGCCTGAGTCGGTTGACACCTGCTCAGGAGCAGTCACTTGGGAACTCCGATAA
- a CDS encoding tyrosine-type recombinase/integrase, with product MWVEGTTNGTYLRRSMKTASWERATVLARVIEDSDNASKTPERKDEPVTIVKAVTEYLADAKARELADATLYKLETQLRKQFLGWCKAEGYKFLTEFDLRAAQSFRASWTDGGLAKKKKQERLTGFFWFCIRAGWLTANPTDRLGRISVTQAPTDYFTRGEYEKLLDATYLYREGRGETIGGINGTRIRALIMLMRWSGLRIRDAVTLEKTRLINDNLLLYQAKTGTPVYVPLPPQVAEALRTLPDGVKPNPRYFFWSGNGLPKSAVADWQRSFRRVFKLAGLEKPDGSAKRCFPHMLRDTFAVEMLLAGVPIDQVSMLLGHASVKITEKHYSPWVKARQDQLAASVRNAWGFLGGTSPLSPKRGKTKLVLIQA from the coding sequence ATGTGGGTCGAGGGCACAACGAACGGAACCTATCTGCGCCGCAGCATGAAGACGGCGAGTTGGGAACGTGCGACCGTGCTGGCACGGGTCATTGAAGACTCCGATAACGCTTCCAAAACTCCAGAACGTAAAGATGAACCTGTCACGATTGTGAAAGCCGTTACCGAATACCTGGCGGATGCGAAGGCGCGTGAACTCGCGGATGCGACGCTCTACAAGTTGGAGACACAGCTTCGCAAGCAATTCCTCGGTTGGTGCAAGGCTGAGGGATACAAGTTCCTTACAGAGTTTGACCTCAGAGCAGCGCAATCGTTCCGGGCATCCTGGACTGACGGCGGACTTGCGAAGAAAAAAAAGCAGGAGAGGCTGACCGGTTTCTTCTGGTTTTGTATCCGTGCCGGCTGGCTGACCGCGAACCCTACTGATCGACTGGGAAGAATTTCCGTCACGCAGGCACCTACGGACTATTTCACACGCGGCGAGTATGAAAAGCTGCTTGATGCAACGTACCTCTATCGCGAGGGCCGCGGCGAAACTATAGGCGGAATCAATGGCACTCGAATCCGAGCGCTCATCATGCTGATGCGTTGGAGTGGTCTCCGCATTCGGGACGCCGTGACACTCGAAAAAACTCGCCTTATCAATGACAACCTTTTGCTATATCAGGCGAAGACCGGAACCCCGGTTTATGTTCCTCTCCCCCCTCAGGTCGCGGAAGCGCTCCGAACGCTTCCCGACGGAGTGAAACCTAACCCACGTTATTTCTTCTGGAGTGGAAATGGGCTGCCGAAGAGTGCCGTTGCCGACTGGCAACGCAGCTTTAGGAGAGTCTTCAAACTGGCCGGTTTGGAGAAGCCGGATGGGTCTGCGAAACGCTGTTTTCCTCACATGCTACGAGATACTTTTGCCGTCGAAATGCTGCTAGCTGGCGTGCCTATCGACCAGGTGTCCATGCTTCTCGGACACGCGAGTGTGAAGATTACAGAAAAGCATTACTCTCCATGGGTTAAGGCGCGTCAGGATCAACTAGCTGCGAGTGTTCGGAATGCATGGGGCTTTCTCGGAGGGACATCTCCGCTTAGCCCGAAACGTGGAAAGACAAAGCTCGTGTTGATCCAGGCATAG